From the genome of bacterium:
CCCATAAAGCCTTCGATCCATTCCCGGATCATGTCCGATTGGGTCTGATGATAGCGCCGCTGCAGGTTGGGAATTACGCCTTCCCACTTCCCGGTTTGCTCCCAAAACCGTTTCCCGTCGCTATGGGCGAATCGGTAACGATACTTCTCAGTGCCAGTCCCATACAAAATCCACTGTTTTTGTTGTTTGGTCAGTTTCTCCCAGGGACCATCGATGGTGAAGCCGTGTACCTTCGCCATCTGTTCCATCATCGAGTTAAAAAGGGTATCGCCGGAAACGCTATTGGCAAGCGCCCCTTCCAACACCGAGAGCGAAGGATTGACCACCATCCGCTCTGGATCGATTTCCATTTTTGTACCGAGTCCCGAACAAGTTGGGCACGCGCCATAGGGGGAATTAAACGAGAACAGCCGCGGCACCGGTTCCTCGATGGAAATGCCACATTCGATACATGCGAACCGCTCGCTGAACATTTTCTCGACGTTTTTTTCATCGACGATAGTGAGTAGTCCCGAAGAGAGTTTGAGCGCAGTTTCCACCGAATCGATGATGCGCGAGCGGAGTTTTGGATCGACTTTCAACCGGTCGACGACAACTTCGATCGTATGCTTCTTCGTCTTTTGGAGCGGAATACTGTCTTCGATGCCATAGGTGATGCCGTCGACCCGGACGCGGACATATCCATCGCGTTTCACTTCGGCAAGCAGCTCTTTGTACTCCCCTTTGCGACCGCGGATCAGTGGTGCAAGCAACGTGATTTTACTGCCAACGGGATAGAAAAGGAGTTGATCAACGATCTGTTCGGCGGTTTGACGTTCAATGATTTTCCCGCATTGCGGACAATGGGGAATGCCGATCCGGGCAAAGAGGAGGCGGAGATAATCGTAAATCTCGGTAACGGTACCGACCGTCGAGCGGGGATTACTGCGACCGGTTTTTTGTTGAATCGCAATGGCGGGTGAGAGTCCCTCGATCCGGTCGACGTCGGGCTTTTCCATGAGTCCGAGAAATTGCCGGGCATACGCCGATAGCGATTCGACATAACGGCGCTGCCCCTCGGCATAAATCGTATCGAAGGCAAGCGACGATTTCCCGGAGCCGGAAAGCCCGGTTATCACGATCAGCTTGTTCCGTGGCAACTCAAGTGTAATGTTCTGCAGA
Proteins encoded in this window:
- a CDS encoding excinuclease ABC subunit UvrA, whose product is MAGKDVIRIEGAREHNLQNITLELPRNKLIVITGLSGSGKSSLAFDTIYAEGQRRYVESLSAYARQFLGLMEKPDVDRIEGLSPAIAIQQKTGRSNPRSTVGTVTEIYDYLRLLFARIGIPHCPQCGKIIERQTAEQIVDQLLFYPVGSKITLLAPLIRGRKGEYKELLAEVKRDGYVRVRVDGITYGIEDSIPLQKTKKHTIEVVVDRLKVDPKLRSRIIDSVETALKLSSGLLTIVDEKNVEKMFSERFACIECGISIEEPVPRLFSFNSPYGACPTCSGLGTKMEIDPERMVVNPSLSVLEGALANSVSGDTLFNSMMEQMAKVHGFTIDGPWEKLTKQQKQWILYGTGTEKYRYRFAHSDGKRFWEQTGKWEGVIPNLQRRYHQTQSDMIREWIEGFMG